From a single Salvelinus namaycush isolate Seneca chromosome 14, SaNama_1.0, whole genome shotgun sequence genomic region:
- the LOC120058926 gene encoding cytochrome c oxidase subunit 4 isoform 2, mitochondrial-like, translating to MSQPMYLDRLDTPLPDRPWKDVLDSTDKSLKQKEKGPWTALSKEEKIALYRLKFNHTYPEMKRPSHEWKTVIGGMFIVFGITGLVVFWQCHYVYPPQPHTFGEEWQAKQIQRMLDMRINPITGFSAQWDYKNKQWK from the exons ATGTCCCAGCCAATGTACTTGGATCGTCTGGACACCCCTCTGCCAGACAGACCATGGAAGGATGTCCTCGACTCTACGGATAAGAGCCTGAAACAGAAGGAGAAGGGTCCCTGGACTGCACTGTCCAAGGAGGAGAAAATCGCCT TGTACAGGCTGAAGTTCAACCACACCTATCCTGAGATGAAGAGGCCCTCCCATGAGTGGAAGACTGTGATTGGTGGGATGTTCATAGTCTTTGGCATCACTGGTCTGGTGGTCTTTTGGCAGTGCCACTATG TGTACCCACCCCAACCTCATACCTTTGGTGAGGAGTGGCAGGCTAAGCAGATCCAGAGAATGCTGGATATGCGGATCAATCCAATCACGGGCTTCTCTGCCCAGTGGGACTACAAGAACAAACAATGGAAGTAA
- the LOC120059357 gene encoding cytochrome c oxidase subunit 4 isoform 2, mitochondrial-like, whose amino-acid sequence MLHLTTGRVGCLLSKQAVVALTSSGARMSSHGHHEVSDSVDMSQPMYWDRLDTPLPDRPWKDVLDSTDKSLKQKEKGPWTALSKEEKIALYRLKFNHTYPEMKRPSHEWKTVIGGMFIFFGITGLVVFWQGHYVYPPQPHTFGEEWQAKQIQRMLDMRINPIEGFSAQWDYKNKQWK is encoded by the exons ATGCTTCACCTGACAACAGGACGTGTGGGGTGCTTGCTTTCCAAGCAAGCGGTGGTGGCACTGACGAGCAGTGGTGCGAGGATGTCAAGCCATGGCCACCACG AGGTGTCCGACTCGGTGGACATGTCACAGCCAATGTACTGGGATCGTCTGGACACCCCTCTGCCAGACAGACCATGGAAGGATGTCCTCGATTCTACGGATAAGAGCCTGAAACAGAAGGAGAAGGGTCCCTGGACTGCACTGTCCAAGGAGGAGAAAATCGCCT TGTACAGGCTGAAGTTCAACCACACCTATCCTGAGATGAAGAGGCCCTCCCATGAATGGAAGACTGTGATTGGTGGGATGTTCATCTTCTTTGGCATCACTGGTCTGGTGGTCTTTTGGCAGGGCCACTATG TGTACCCACCCCAACCTCATACCTTTGGTGAGGAGTGGCAGGCTAAGCAGATCCAGAGGATGTTGGATATGCGGATCAACCCAATCGAGGGCTTCTCTGCCCAGTGGGACTACAAGAACAAACAATGGAAGTAA